DNA sequence from the Salvelinus fontinalis isolate EN_2023a chromosome 33, ASM2944872v1, whole genome shotgun sequence genome:
ccactcctcagtaaaaggcacatgacagcccgcttggagttttccaaaaggcacctaaaggactctcagaccatgagaaacgagacaagattctctggtctgatgaaaccaagcgtcacatctggaggaaacccggCACTAtttctatggtgaagcatggtggtggcagaatcatgctctggggatgtttttcagcgccaAGGACtcggagactaatcaggatcaagggaaagatgaatggagcaaagtacagaaagatccttgatgaaaacctgctccagagcgctcaggacctgactggggtgaaggttcaccttccaacaggacaaggaccctaagcatacagccaagacaacacaggagtggcttcgggacaagtctctgaatgtccttgagtgtcccagccggAGCCCGGATTTGagcccaatcgaacatctctggaaagagctgaaaatagctgtgcagcgatgctccccatccaacctgacagagcttgagaggatctgcagagaagaatgggagaaactccctaaatacaggtgtgccaagcttgtagcgtcatacccaagaagactggggGTGTtctctgtaatcgctgccgaaggtgctttaacaaagtactgagtaaaaggtctgaatacttatgtaaatgttatatttcagtttttttttttttttacatttgcaaaactttattaaaaacagtttttgctttgccattacggggtattgtgtgtagattgatgagggggaaaaaactatttaatccattttagaatgagtctgtaacataacaaaatatggaaaaaatcaaggggtctgaactttccgaatgcactgtatagacaTATACAGTGCGTGACTAGTATCAAACAGACCTCATGGTGCACTCCTAGATTTAGGGAATCTATATTTCCCCTGTGTTTCCTTCCAGTGTATTTCCTTATAGTGACACATTACCATACAATATCAACATTTCAACTCAGTCCCAGACATTTGGTCAGCCAATTCTAAAATATTATTACTTTTCTTTCCTTCTGCAATTGTTGAACATGCAAGATATTGATATaagacatactttttttaaaacaTGGCAATCAACCAGACCATTCTTATACACTATTAATTGTACTGTCATTACCATGATCTGAGATTTGAATATTTAATGTGGTTTCTTCTGTATCTCCCTTTAGACTTATAGACACACTGAAGGAAAGCAGGTGGGATAGAACACACCTCATGCGTGGGCTCAGAGAGGGTCCGAGGCCGTACGGATCATCTGACTAAGATGGGTGTTCTCCAGCTCCACAATCCCACCCTCCCAGCCACGCTCCTGCAGAGGGCCAATCATATGCGTCTGTCGGGAACGCTGTGTGACGTAATCATCACGGTGGACGGCCAGGAGTTCCCGGCCCACCGCACCGTCCTGGCCTGCACCAGCAAGATGTTTGAGATCTTGTTCCACCGCAGCAGCCTGCGCTACGCCCTCGACTTCCTCTCCCCCAAGACCTTCCAGCAGATCCTGGAGTATGCCTACACGGCCTCCCTGCAGGCCACGGCCGAGGACCTGGATGACCTGCTGTACGCCGCTGAGATCCTGGAAATCGAGTACCTGGAGGAGCAGTGCCTCAAGGTCCTGGAGACCATCCAGTCAGAGGAGAAGCAGGACCACTTGAGTCTGAGTGGGAGGAACCACGGGTCTGGAGAGAGCGAACAAAGCAGGGCAAGGCACTGGAGGAACATGCTAATATCCAAGAAGCATTCCATGCAGGAGGGTGGTATCAACCCCACCGCCCTGCACCACCTGGCACTGTACCACATGACTGACAGGAGTCCCTCTGGGCCAGGGGAACTACCTATGGGGCTCCCTGTAGCTAGTCCCACACAAGTTGGAGGGGTTAGTCTGGAGGGCCTGGGTCAGTCTCCACTGCAGTACAGCCACAATGGAGCACAGGACCCCTCCCTGCCTTTGACTAAGAGGATAAAGACAGAGGACAATAACATGCAGGTGGATGAAGTCAATAGCTACGAAGGCCGGTCCTCCAGCGGAGGGGAGGGGGGCTTTGAATCGGACCAGCCCAGAGAAGAGGGCCCGGGGACCCCCCAAAGAGGCAGTGTCATCACCTCGGCTAGAGAGCAGCACTCTGGCCAAGAGGAGGGGGGCATAGTGGGGAACAACTCTCCTCTGGATAGTTTCCCTGGGCTGGCTGAGAAACACCTGGCCTCCCTCTACTCATCCATGCCGTCCAATCACATAGGGGATGTGGGGCTGCCTATGCCCATGTCGGTGGCCCCTTCCCTGGCCATGTCCCTGGACCTGAGGGCCTACGGGGGACTGCTGCCCCAGGGCCTGCTCCACAGGGAGATCCTCAGCAGGCTGGGCCAGTTTGCAGCAGGGATGAGGCGGGAGggccagagtcagagtcagagctgTGGGGACTGTGGTCTCCAGCTGCATAACAGAGAGGCCATGGAGCAACACAGGTAGAGTACAGATTACTGCAGACTGAATACTCAACTCACTGTTATATCTCTAGGGTGTCTTTAGGTATTGTGGATCTCTAGGTATCATTGAAGGAAGTATTTTGTCAGAGAGTGCCGGCAGGTTAATGTAGTTGAATGTGGAATGCAATTAGATTGCGTCGCCCCTTCACCCACAAAGTACTCTATCTGGTTGTTATACACTAggaggtctgtgagagacagagagagggatttggagtgtgtatgtgtgtggtgagtCTGGAGTTTTCATGCTAAATGATTAAATGTTTTGTTAGAATGTGCAGGAAGATATAAATTGTAGTACACAACTTCAAATTTAAAGGTTGGcgattttttttgtcttttttttttttttattaactttTAACACGTTAAAagacttcaatcaatcaatcaatcaagtttattttatatagcccttcgtacatcagctaatatctcgaagtgctgtacagagacccagcctaaaaccccaaacagctagaatgcaggtgtagaagcacggtggctaggaaaaactccctagaaaggccaaaacctaggaagaaacctagagaggaaccaggctatgaggggtggccagtcctcttatggctgtgccgggtggagattataacagaactatgccaagatgttcaaaaatgttcataagtgacaagcatggtcaaataataatcatggataattttcagttggctttcatagccgatcattaagagttgaaaaacaacaggtctgggacaggtggggttccataaccgcaggcagaacagctgaaaccggaacagcagcaaggccaggcggactggggacagcaaggagccaccacgcccggcagtcccgacgtatggtcccagggctcaggtcctccgagagaaagaaagagagaaggagaaaattagagagagacaagattttcaaaatgttcataaatgacaagcatggtcaaataataatcaggaataaatttgttggcttttcatagccgatcattaagagttgaaaacagcaggtctgggacaggtaggggttccgtaaccgcaggcagaacagttgaaactggaatagcagcaaggccaggcggactggggacagcagggagtcgtcatgcccggtagtcctgacgtatggtcctagggctcaggttctcagagagagagaaagaaagagagaacgagagaattagagaaagcatacttaaattcgcacaggacactggataagacaggagaagtactccaggtataaccaactgaccctagccccccgacacaggGCCAACTGACCccaagatacccccggacagggccaaataggaaggaacTGGGAGCAACGATATTAAATATcttaatttgtttaaaaaatacaCCTGCTCTTGTGCCTGAGTTTAGGGACTTCATGAGAGGTATAAAATAAGTCTTTAGgtctgaccctagccccccgacacaaactactgcagcataaatactggaggctgagacaggagcggtcaggagacactgtggccccatccgaagatacccccggacagggccaaataggaaagAACTGGGAGCAACGATATTAAATATcttaatttgtttaaaaaatacaCCTGCTCTTGTGCCTGAGTATAGGGACTTCATGAGAGGTATAAAATAGGTCTTTGTTAGCCGCTTAGCATACATGGTGTGGCATAATGAAGCTGTTTACTAAGTTGCTAAATTTCACAATTCTGTATGATTAGTTTTAATTAGATATGACTCATACTTAAAACTGTCTCTGAGTGTATTTGGTATGCATTCCTTTGCATTATTGAGGAGGGAGAGTAGCCTGCCTCTATAGGGATCAGCAGGCTTCTTAGCATGTGAAGGCAGAAGCCACTGGTTGACAGTTATACTGCTGCCTCATGACTTGGTGGGTTTAGACTAGAGGTTGGTGGGTTTAGACTAGAGGTCGACTAGAGGTTGGTGGGTTTAGACTAGAGGTTGGGGAGTTTAGACTAGAGGTAGACTAGAGGTTGGTGGGTTTAGACTAGAGGTTGGTGGGTTTAGACTAGAGGTCGACTAGAGGTTGGTGGGTTTAGACTAGAGGTCGACTAGAGGTTGGTGGGTTTAGACTAGAGGTTGACTAGAGGTTGGTGGGTTTAGACTAGAGGTCGACTAGAGGTTGGTGGGTTTAGATTAGAGGTTGGGGAGTTTAGACTAGAGGTAGACTAGAGGTTGGTGGGTTTAGACTAGAGGTTGGTGGGTTTAGACTAGAGGTAGACTAGAGGTTGGTGGGTTTAGACTAGAGATTGGTGGGTTTAGACTAGAGGTCGACTAGAGGTTGGTGGGTTTAGACTAGAGGTTGGTGGGTTTAGACTAGAGGTCGACTAGAGGTTGGTGGGTTTAGACTAGAGGTTGGGGAGTTTAGACTAGAGGTAGACTAGAGGTTGGTGGGTTTAGACTAGAGGTTGACTAGAGGTTGGTGGGTTTAGACTAGAGGTTGGTGGGTTTAGACTAGAGGTTGGTGGGTTTAGACTAGAGGTTGGTGGGTTTAGACTAGAGGTAGACTAGAGGTTGGTGGGTTTAGACTAGAGGTAGACTAGAGGTTGGTGGGTTTAGACTAGAGGTTGGTGGGTTTAGACTAGAGGTCGACTACAGGTTGGTGGGTTTAGACTAGAGGTCGACTACAGGTTGGTGGGTTTAGACTAGAGGTTGGGGAGTTAAGACTAGAGGTAGACTAGAGGTTGGTGGATTTAGACTAGAGGTTGACTAGAGGTTGGTGGGTTTAGACTAGAGGTTGACTAGAGGTTGGTGGGTTTAGACTGGAGGTTGGTGGGTTTAGACTAGAGGTAGACTAGAGGTTGGTGGGTTTAGACTAGAGGTAGACTAGAGGTTGGTGGGTTTAGACTAGAGGTTGGGGAGTTTAGACTAGAGGTAGACTAGAGGTTGGTGGGTTTAGACTAGAGGTTGACTAGAGGTTGGTGGGTTTAGACTAGAGGTTGGTGGGTTTAGACTAGAGGTTGGTGGGTTTAGACTAGAGGTAGACTAGAGGTTGGTGGGTTTAGACTAGAGGTTGGTGGGTTTAGACTAGAGGTCGACTACAGGTTGGTGGGTTTAGACTAGAGGTTGGGGAGTTGAGACTAGAGGTAGACTAGAGGTTGGTGGATTTAGACTAGAGGTAGACTAGAGGTTGGTGGGTTTAGACTAGAGGTTGACTAGAGGTTGGTGGGTTTATACTAGAGGTTGGTGGGTTTAGACTAGAGGTAGACTAGAGGTTGGTGGGTTTAGACTAGAGGTAGACTAGAGGTTGGTGGGTTTAGACTAGAGGTTGGTGGGTTTAGACTAGAGGTCGACTAGAGGTTGGTGGGTTTAGACTAGAGGTTGACTAGAGGTTGGTGGGTTTAGACTAGAGGTTGGTGGGTTTAGACTAGAGGTCGACTAGAGGTTGGTGGGTTTAGACTAGAGGTTGACTAGAGGTTGGTGGGTTTAGACTAGAGGTTGGTGGGTTTAGACTAGAGGTAGACTAGAGGTTGGTGGGTTTAGACTAGAGGTTGGTGGGTTTAGACTAGAGGTTGGTGGATTTAGACTAGAGGTCGACTAGAGGTTGGTGGGTTTAGACTAGAGGTCGACTACAGGTTGGTGGGTTTAGACTAGAGGTTGGGGAGTTTAGACTAGAGGTAGACTAGAGGTTGGTGGATTTAGACTAGAGATAGACTAGAGGTTGGTGGGTTTAGACTAGAGGTTGACTAGAGGTTGGTGGGTTTAGACTAGAGGTTGGTGGGTTTAGACTAGAGGTTGGTGGGTTTAGACTAAAGATTGGTGGGTTTAGACTAGAGGTCGACTAGAGGTTGGTGGGTTTAGACTAGAGGTTGGTGGGTTTATAACTTGTAAGATTATTGTGAACTCATGAGTCACATTTCCCATAACTCTGTTGATGACACGTGCTACACCAGCTCAGCTTTAGCTTGTGAGCAGTGCTACTCATGACATTACAACAGCTTCAGACAGGTCCTCAGGTACCATTGCTAAATCAATCAACCAAGCCATCATCAGTGTCAGAGCACCAACTTTTCCCCTTTCTCCTCCCACGCAGATGGTTGACATTTCAGGCCTGTGCCACTCCAGTGTTTGAAAGAGTCTGATGATAGAACATCCAGCAGGGTATTAGCTAGCCAATGCTCAGTCATGGAGATAGGCAGAGGTTTGAAGGTTGGAGGAGTCAGTCCTTCTGGTGACTGCGGGTGTTGTAATGAAGCTGGTCCATGTCAAGAGACAGGTCACTGAGCATCATCCACTTTAGTCACATTGACATTTCTGagtggagagaacagggagagagatgtTTGTTAGGGCATAGCACACCTTTTCAGAACTTTAACTTCAGCTTTGATTAAGTGAATTATCTAAAGGAGAAAGCTGGGAATCGTATGAGGTGTCTGGTTTATAGTGGATCTCTTCCCTAGTTTTCTGTTAAAACCTCTTGTTTTCTATTCTATTTTGATGTAACGGGTGTTCTTGATTTAATTGAAGAGTGTTGTTGACGTAATATTTTATTGGTACTATGTATTAGATCATCTATTATTTGACTGTGGTCTGTTTAGAACTGTCTATAGGACTGCTCTCTGACCATTGTACTGCAGAGGGGGATATGAGGATAACAATGCAGATGATGCCTCGCATGGCTGGACGTGTGTGATATGATATCATGGGGTTTGCTGCAGGCAAAGCGGCGAGtcagttttttaaatttttgtaCTAGTTACGAGAGGAGTGTGTGTCTTGATTTCCATGcgtacgtgtgtgtctgtgtgtgtacgtggGTGTCTGTgcttctgtctgtgtctgtatgtgggggtctgtgtttctgtctgtgtctgtatgtgtacgTGGGTGTCTgtgcttctgtctgtctgtatgtgtacgTGGGTGTCTgtgcttctgtctgtctgtatgtgtacgTGGGTGTCTGTGattatgtctgtctgtatgtgtacgTGGGTGTCTGTGattatgtctgtctgtatgtgtacgTGGGTGTCTGTGattatgtctgtctgtatgtgtacgTGGGTGTCTGTGattatgtctgtctgtatgtgtacgTGGGTGTCTGTGattatgtctgtctgtatgtgtacgTGGGTGTCTGTGattatgtctgtctgtatgtgtacgTGGGTGTCTGTGattatgtctgtctgtatgtgtacgTGGGTGTCTGTGattatgtctgtctgtatgtgtacgTGGGTGTCTGTGattatgtctgtctgtatgtgtacgTGGGTGTCTGTGattatgtctgtctgtatgtgtacgTGGGTGTCTGTGattatgtctgtctgtatgtgtacgTGGGTGTCTGTGattatgtctgtctgtatgtgtacgTGGGTGTCTGTGattatgtctgtctgtatgtgtacgTGGGTGT
Encoded proteins:
- the LOC129831959 gene encoding zinc finger and BTB domain-containing protein 16-A-like, translated to MGVLQLHNPTLPATLLQRANHMRLSGTLCDVIITVDGQEFPAHRTVLACTSKMFEILFHRSSLRYALDFLSPKTFQQILEYAYTASLQATAEDLDDLLYAAEILEIEYLEEQCLKVLETIQSEEKQDHLSLSGRNHGSGESEQSRARHWRNMLISKKHSMQEGGINPTALHHLALYHMTDRSPSGPGELPMGLPVASPTQVGGVSLEGLGQSPLQYSHNGAQDPSLPLTKRIKTEDNNMQVDEVNSYEGRSSSGGEGGFESDQPREEGPGTPQRGSVITSAREQHSGQEEGGIVGNNSPLDSFPGLAEKHLASLYSSMPSNHIGDVGLPMPMSVAPSLAMSLDLRAYGGLLPQGLLHREILSRLGQFAAGMRREGQSQSQSCGDCGLQLHNREAMEQHRKLHSGGEKGHGCEFCGKRFIDSVRLRMHMLAHSAGAEALVCDQCGATFSAEDALEAHRQTHTGTDMAVFCLLCAKRFQTQKALQQHMEVHAGMHSYVCSHCDHTFPSHTTLKRHLRSHTGDHPFECEFCGSCFRDDGMLRGHKRIHTGEKPYECNGCGKRFSLKHQLETHYRVHTGEKPFECKICHQRSRDYSAMIKHLRTHNGASPYQCTICQDFCPSLAAMQKHMKSHRPEDVPLDWRIEKTYLYVCYV